In Aquimarina spinulae, a single window of DNA contains:
- a CDS encoding adenosine deaminase has protein sequence MSNISIEKFIEGIPKVELHLHIEGTFEPELMFKIAKRNNKEIKYSTVDELKSAYSFNNLQEFLDIYYAGANVLIEEQDFYDLTWAYLTKVHTQNLVHTEIFFDPQTHTDRGISFDTVIKGIYRALEDGKEKLGITYKLILSFLRHLDEASAFETLQQALPYKKWISGVGLDSSEVGNPPSKFERVFAKAKEEGFITVAHAGEEGPAEYIWEAINLLKVTRIDHGNRCLEDDRLVKQLASLQIPLTLCPLSNLELKVINDLKKYPLPEMMDKGLLVTINSDDPAYFGGYMNENYIGIAQALNLSKKQITELVKNSFKASWLSDKQKEEKIALVEAYFQNN, from the coding sequence ATGAGTAATATTTCAATTGAAAAATTTATTGAAGGCATACCTAAAGTAGAACTTCATCTACATATCGAAGGAACATTCGAACCTGAGTTGATGTTTAAAATTGCAAAAAGAAACAATAAAGAAATTAAATACTCTACAGTCGATGAATTAAAAAGTGCGTATAGCTTCAACAATCTTCAAGAGTTTCTTGACATCTATTATGCTGGTGCCAATGTATTGATCGAAGAACAGGATTTTTATGATCTTACCTGGGCATATCTTACCAAAGTACATACACAAAACCTTGTACATACAGAGATTTTTTTTGACCCTCAAACCCATACCGATAGAGGTATTTCTTTTGACACTGTTATTAAAGGAATTTATCGTGCATTAGAGGATGGTAAAGAAAAACTAGGGATTACCTACAAATTGATTCTATCTTTTTTACGGCATCTAGATGAAGCTTCGGCTTTTGAAACATTACAACAAGCTTTACCTTACAAAAAATGGATCAGCGGAGTTGGTCTGGATTCTTCTGAAGTAGGAAATCCACCTTCAAAATTCGAACGCGTTTTTGCTAAAGCAAAAGAGGAAGGTTTTATAACAGTAGCTCATGCAGGAGAAGAAGGTCCTGCAGAATATATCTGGGAAGCTATTAATCTATTAAAAGTAACTCGCATTGATCATGGCAACCGATGTTTAGAAGATGATCGATTAGTAAAACAACTAGCAAGTTTACAAATACCACTAACATTATGCCCTTTATCTAATCTTGAACTGAAAGTGATTAACGATTTAAAAAAATATCCTTTACCAGAAATGATGGATAAAGGTTTATTAGTAACCATTAATTCTGATGACCCAGCCTATTTTGGAGGATATATGAACGAGAATTATATAGGCATTGCTCAAGCACTAAATCTTTCTAAAAAACAGATTACAGAATTAGTTAAAAACAGCTTCAAAGCAAGCTGGTTATCCGACAAACAAAAAGAAGAGAAGATTGCACTGGTTGAAGCGTATTTTCAAAATAATTAG
- a CDS encoding flavodoxin family protein, whose amino-acid sequence MRGVILQGSSKSNGNTNKIALFIKERTGFDIIDLRSKNIGPFDYDFKNRDDDFLPTIKEIVENYDTLIFATPVYWYAMSGIMKTFMDRITDCIKIEKTTGKKLVGKKMGMISCGSGSELKTGFTMPFIESAHYLGMEYLGDIHTWIENENIPMQLQNDINVFISEKIKKRR is encoded by the coding sequence ATGAGAGGCGTAATACTACAAGGAAGTTCGAAAAGTAATGGAAATACTAACAAAATAGCATTATTTATAAAAGAAAGAACCGGATTCGATATTATAGATTTGAGATCTAAAAACATAGGTCCTTTTGATTATGATTTTAAGAATAGGGATGATGACTTTCTACCCACAATAAAAGAGATCGTTGAGAACTACGATACTCTTATTTTTGCTACACCAGTATATTGGTATGCAATGAGTGGAATCATGAAAACTTTTATGGACAGGATAACGGATTGTATAAAAATTGAAAAGACAACCGGAAAAAAGTTAGTAGGAAAAAAGATGGGAATGATAAGCTGTGGTTCTGGATCAGAATTAAAGACAGGCTTTACAATGCCATTTATAGAAAGTGCACATTATCTCGGTATGGAGTATTTAGGAGATATCCATACATGGATAGAAAACGAGAATATTCCAATGCAATTACAAAATGATATAAATGTTTTTATTTCTGAAAAGATAAAAAAGAGGAGGTAA
- a CDS encoding T9SS type B sorting domain-containing protein, with protein sequence MKKKLLLTLLLTSVFFIGYSQNEPTDCVNSIIVCGDTNLELNSNGVGTNDFALPGNNAPACSFTESQSLWLRVNIVQSGTLAFTITPESSSTAEDYDFAVYGPNVTCSTLGSSIRCSSTNPPAAGVSTLTGLNSTETDLSEGPGNLGNGFVRAIDAVAGEEYFILIDNFSQNGGFDLTFTGTAVLPDSPVNTAGTTANLDLTECDVIGNSGDGRTNFDLNSNTAAILGTQTNTAISYHNTEEDASINNSPLASPYLSTQNNETIHVRIENTITGCFIIDTFTLITIPGPQITTPSPFTVCDNANDGNDTNGFVSFLLRDKDNEILNGLDPAINIITYHSSLTDANTGTGIIDKNAPFTNTVNPQTIFVRAQYAATQPCINTISIIQFNLEVTPLPVANAISLIQCDEFMDPTDGITLFNLNEASNQITGSTTNRTVLFFEDIASANAGTPAITNTTTYQNTAINQQLFVRVTDDLNGCFRVSTLDLEVSVTSANDAILRLCDDDGTEDGFREFDLSLANPQILLGITTPNLTVMYYQTITDALSESNPITTTTNTTLLTQGQDIVFARVENLNQCFGINQVQLFLNPLPNIEPEAQYFLCQNQANIEIDTGLLFGSNASDFTFLWSTNETTQTIFVNQPGTYTAQVISTLTGCSKSRTVTVIASSVATIQSIDINDARDNNTVTINAEGLGNYEYAIEINGVLSAYQDDPTFTNVPPGFHRVYVRDKNGCLPVTSQDISVVGFPKYFTPNGDGFHETWNVEGISNQIMGNSLIFIFNRYGKLIKQLRAGTPGWDGTFNGQLMPSSEYWFRVELEDGRILTGSFSLIR encoded by the coding sequence ATGAAAAAAAAATTACTTTTAACTTTACTTCTTACTTCTGTATTTTTTATCGGTTATTCACAAAACGAACCTACCGATTGTGTTAATTCTATTATTGTTTGTGGAGATACTAATCTAGAGTTAAACTCTAACGGTGTAGGTACCAACGATTTTGCATTACCTGGTAACAATGCTCCTGCTTGTTCTTTTACAGAAAGTCAAAGTTTATGGTTACGAGTTAATATTGTTCAATCAGGAACGCTAGCATTCACCATAACACCAGAATCCTCAAGCACTGCCGAAGATTATGATTTTGCAGTTTACGGACCTAATGTTACATGCTCTACTTTAGGTAGTTCTATTCGATGCTCCTCTACCAATCCTCCAGCGGCTGGAGTCTCTACCTTAACAGGGCTCAATAGCACTGAAACGGATCTGAGTGAAGGTCCCGGAAATCTCGGAAATGGGTTTGTACGTGCTATAGATGCCGTAGCAGGAGAAGAGTATTTTATTTTAATTGATAATTTTTCTCAGAACGGAGGTTTTGACCTTACATTTACCGGTACAGCAGTACTTCCAGATAGTCCTGTTAATACTGCAGGCACTACGGCAAATCTTGATCTTACAGAATGTGATGTCATAGGAAACTCTGGTGACGGAAGAACAAATTTTGATTTAAATAGTAATACAGCTGCTATATTAGGAACACAGACCAATACAGCAATCTCATATCATAATACCGAAGAAGATGCCAGTATTAACAACTCACCCTTAGCCAGCCCTTATCTAAGTACTCAAAATAATGAAACCATACATGTACGCATAGAAAATACAATTACTGGTTGTTTTATCATTGATACATTCACATTGATAACCATTCCTGGGCCGCAAATAACCACTCCTTCCCCATTCACGGTATGTGATAATGCCAATGATGGCAATGATACAAATGGATTTGTTTCTTTTTTACTTAGAGATAAAGACAATGAAATTCTTAACGGACTAGATCCTGCTATCAATATCATAACATATCATTCATCTCTTACTGATGCAAATACTGGAACTGGTATTATAGATAAAAACGCTCCTTTTACAAATACTGTGAATCCTCAGACGATTTTTGTTAGAGCACAATATGCAGCAACACAACCATGTATAAATACCATTAGTATTATTCAATTTAATTTAGAAGTAACCCCCTTGCCTGTAGCAAATGCCATTTCTTTAATACAATGTGATGAATTCATGGATCCAACAGATGGCATCACTCTTTTTAATCTTAATGAAGCTAGTAATCAGATTACGGGAAGTACAACAAATAGAACTGTATTATTCTTTGAAGATATTGCATCTGCAAATGCAGGTACTCCGGCTATTACAAATACAACTACATACCAAAATACTGCGATAAATCAGCAATTATTCGTTCGTGTTACAGATGATCTTAATGGATGTTTTAGGGTTTCAACTTTAGACTTGGAAGTAAGTGTTACATCTGCAAATGATGCAATTTTAAGATTATGTGATGATGATGGTACAGAAGATGGGTTTCGTGAATTTGATCTTTCACTGGCTAATCCACAAATACTGCTTGGCATAACTACACCTAATTTAACAGTTATGTATTATCAAACTATAACAGATGCTTTAAGTGAATCTAACCCTATAACAACAACAACTAATACCACTTTATTAACACAAGGACAAGATATAGTATTTGCTAGAGTAGAAAACCTCAATCAATGTTTTGGTATTAATCAAGTACAATTATTTCTTAATCCTTTACCTAATATTGAACCTGAAGCACAATATTTCTTATGCCAAAACCAAGCAAACATTGAAATAGATACAGGTTTATTATTTGGTAGTAATGCTAGTGATTTCACTTTTCTCTGGTCTACTAATGAAACTACTCAAACCATTTTTGTGAACCAGCCAGGAACATATACAGCCCAAGTTATCAGCACACTTACGGGATGCTCTAAATCCAGAACAGTAACTGTAATTGCATCCAGTGTAGCGACTATACAGTCTATCGATATCAATGATGCAAGAGATAATAATACCGTTACCATTAATGCAGAAGGTTTGGGTAATTATGAATATGCAATAGAGATAAATGGGGTTTTGAGTGCATATCAGGATGATCCAACCTTTACCAATGTACCTCCAGGGTTTCACAGGGTGTATGTAAGAGACAAAAACGGATGTCTTCCTGTAACCTCTCAGGATATTTCGGTTGTTGGATTTCCAAAATATTTCACTCCAAATGGGGATGGTTTTCATGAGACCTGGAACGTAGAAGGAATATCAAACCAGATTATGGGTAATTCACTAATCTTTATATTTAATCGCTACGGAAAACTAATCAAGCAGCTAAGAGCAGGTACCCCTGGATGGGATGGGACTTTTAATGGGCAACTAATGCCTTCTAGCGAATATTGGTTTCGTGTAGAATTGGAGGATGGTAGAATTCTTACCGGAAGTTTCTCATTAATTCGATAA
- a CDS encoding T9SS type B sorting domain-containing protein: MRYIYVVFFALFFHHSLLYSQGEANSWYFGQNAGISFNTTPPTALTNGRVNTLEGCTTISDATGNLLFYTDGITVWDGSHAIMQNGTGLKGDPSSTSSALIVPQPNSPNLYIVFTVDEPHHDNADSDPTTFDGDGVNDGFMYSIVDMSLNGGNGALVAGQKNIPLVTYTASNNLESLYKCSEKITAVKSDDCDSFWVITHFVDTFYAFKVDQTGVNTTPVTSRIGVTVPLSGYRRNALGYIKASPDGDKLAVAHFGFATVTAGNGPGKVLLYNFDNTTGTISNEIELSNSNSPYGIEFSQTGQRLYATFDIGDEGNGQSFLMQYDLSLPDNQIAASGKRILNQNNQSTFSFNAGAIQLGPDGKIYRSLYDFNSQRGDYLGVIQNPEAAAASIVYNEQGILVNTDGSRNALLGLPPFIQSIFAQNIDIINNGDPNNVNLDLCEGGTYRLFYQNIPGASYTWFVDNNQIANVVHFLDITTTANYRLEVDLNDGSCPLIGVANATFFEVPTAIASTLVQCDAYQTIGDNITLFDLHLANDQLTGGNNQYTTQFFIDQPSAQAGTPRISNENVFQNNQNNQQVYVRVINSNNTNCFDITTVTLEVSSTDVNDAELRVCDDDGTEDGFTVFDLTEANQQVLSGITTPGLTITYYENTENALLNRNPITTTTNRTQNTQGDDIIYAKAEENGGECFGISSVRLFVVPLPNIEPDSEYFLCQNETNVEIDAGLPTNGNLNDLTILWSTNESTETILANQSGDYTVEITNQQTGCSKSRTVTVIASSSAIIQSIDINDARDNNTVTINAEGLGSYEYAIEINGVLSAYQDDPTFTNVPPGFHRVYVRDKNGCVPVTSQDISVVGFPKYFTPNGDGFHETWNVEGISNQIMGNSLIFIFNRYGKLIKQLRAGTPGWDGTFNGQLMPSSEYWFRVELEDGRILTGSFSLIR, from the coding sequence ATGCGATACATTTATGTAGTTTTTTTTGCTTTATTCTTTCATCATTCATTGCTGTATAGTCAAGGAGAAGCTAACAGTTGGTATTTTGGTCAGAATGCAGGTATAAGTTTTAATACAACTCCCCCTACAGCACTTACTAATGGTAGAGTAAACACACTTGAAGGGTGCACTACAATATCTGATGCAACAGGAAATTTATTATTTTATACCGATGGCATTACCGTTTGGGATGGATCGCATGCTATTATGCAAAATGGTACAGGGTTAAAAGGTGATCCTTCCAGTACCTCTTCTGCACTAATTGTTCCTCAACCAAACTCTCCAAATCTGTATATCGTTTTTACTGTAGATGAGCCTCATCATGACAACGCTGATAGTGATCCTACTACTTTTGATGGAGATGGGGTAAACGATGGATTTATGTATTCTATTGTAGATATGTCTTTGAATGGAGGAAATGGAGCTTTAGTAGCAGGACAAAAAAACATTCCCTTAGTTACTTATACCGCGTCAAATAACTTAGAAAGTCTATACAAATGTTCAGAAAAAATTACAGCTGTAAAAAGTGATGATTGTGATTCATTTTGGGTAATTACACATTTTGTAGATACATTCTATGCTTTTAAAGTTGATCAAACCGGAGTTAACACTACACCTGTTACTTCTCGCATTGGGGTTACCGTTCCTCTTTCTGGGTATCGGCGTAATGCTTTAGGGTATATTAAAGCTTCACCAGATGGTGACAAACTAGCTGTAGCACATTTTGGTTTTGCAACTGTCACAGCAGGTAATGGACCAGGAAAAGTTTTACTTTACAATTTTGATAATACCACAGGAACTATTAGTAATGAAATCGAGTTAAGCAATAGCAATTCTCCCTATGGAATAGAGTTTTCTCAAACCGGACAAAGACTATATGCTACTTTCGATATTGGAGATGAAGGAAACGGACAAAGTTTCTTAATGCAATATGATCTCTCATTGCCGGATAATCAAATTGCCGCAAGCGGAAAAAGAATTCTTAATCAAAATAATCAAAGTACTTTTTCTTTTAACGCAGGAGCTATTCAACTCGGTCCTGATGGTAAGATTTATCGATCGTTATATGATTTTAATTCCCAGAGAGGTGATTACCTTGGCGTAATCCAAAATCCCGAAGCAGCTGCAGCCAGTATCGTTTATAATGAGCAAGGCATACTTGTTAATACAGATGGTTCTAGAAATGCTCTTCTTGGACTTCCTCCTTTTATTCAATCTATTTTTGCACAAAATATTGATATCATCAATAATGGAGACCCTAACAACGTTAATCTTGATTTATGTGAAGGAGGTACATACCGATTGTTTTATCAAAATATCCCAGGTGCCAGCTATACCTGGTTTGTAGATAACAATCAGATTGCAAATGTTGTTCACTTTTTAGATATTACAACAACAGCCAACTACAGATTAGAAGTTGATCTTAATGATGGTAGCTGCCCTCTCATTGGCGTTGCTAATGCCACTTTTTTCGAAGTCCCGACTGCTATTGCTTCCACACTAGTGCAGTGTGATGCGTATCAAACTATTGGAGATAATATTACGTTGTTTGATTTACATCTTGCAAACGATCAGCTTACCGGCGGAAATAATCAATATACAACCCAATTCTTTATTGATCAACCTTCTGCACAGGCAGGAACACCAAGAATCAGTAATGAAAATGTATTTCAAAATAATCAAAATAATCAACAGGTATATGTGCGGGTAATTAATAGCAACAATACAAATTGTTTTGACATCACAACTGTTACTTTAGAGGTGAGCTCTACCGATGTAAATGATGCCGAGTTACGAGTTTGCGATGATGATGGTACCGAAGATGGGTTTACCGTTTTTGATCTAACTGAAGCAAATCAACAGGTATTATCAGGCATTACTACCCCCGGATTAACGATTACATATTATGAAAATACAGAAAATGCATTATTAAACAGAAACCCTATTACAACCACTACCAATCGTACACAAAACACTCAAGGTGATGATATTATTTATGCAAAAGCTGAAGAAAATGGAGGAGAATGTTTTGGGATAAGCAGTGTACGTTTATTTGTAGTCCCGTTACCCAATATCGAACCTGATTCTGAGTATTTCTTATGTCAAAACGAAACAAATGTTGAAATCGATGCTGGCCTACCAACTAATGGTAATCTCAATGATCTTACAATCTTATGGTCAACGAATGAATCTACAGAAACAATTTTAGCAAATCAATCCGGAGATTATACTGTAGAAATTACAAACCAACAAACTGGGTGTTCTAAATCCAGAACAGTAACTGTAATTGCATCCAGCTCTGCAATTATACAGTCTATCGATATCAATGATGCAAGAGATAATAATACCGTTACCATTAATGCAGAAGGTTTGGGTAGTTATGAATATGCAATAGAGATAAATGGGGTTTTGAGTGCATATCAGGATGATCCAACCTTTACCAATGTACCTCCAGGGTTTCACAGGGTGTATGTAAGAGACAAAAACGGATGTGTTCCTGTAACCTCTCAGGATATTTCGGTTGTTGGATTTCCAAAATATTTCACTCCAAATGGGGATGGTTTTCATGAAACCTGGAATGTAGAAGGAATATCAAACCAGATTATGGGTAATTCTCTAATTTTTATATTTAATCGCTACGGAAAACTAATCAAGCAGTTAAGAGCAGGTACCCCCGGATGGGATGGGACCTTTAACGGGCAACTAATGCCTTCTAGCGAATATTGGTTTCGTGTAGAATTAGAAGATGGTAGAATTCTTACCGGAAGTTTCTCTCTTATTCGTTAA
- a CDS encoding 5-carboxymethyl-2-hydroxymuconate Delta-isomerase — translation MPHFILDCSEHIIQLKSPEEIIQAVYNAADATGLFTAGDIKVRINPFKHYTVGNTKDDFIHVFGNLMEGRNDHQKADLSKKIVSTLKTMFPDVPILSINLREFEKSSYCNKTMV, via the coding sequence ATGCCGCATTTCATATTAGATTGCTCCGAACACATCATTCAATTAAAATCACCTGAAGAAATCATACAAGCCGTATACAATGCGGCCGATGCTACCGGGCTTTTTACTGCAGGAGATATTAAAGTAAGAATCAACCCCTTTAAACACTACACTGTAGGAAATACCAAAGATGACTTTATTCATGTTTTTGGTAATCTGATGGAAGGTAGAAATGATCATCAAAAAGCTGATCTTTCTAAAAAAATAGTCAGCACGTTAAAAACGATGTTTCCCGATGTACCTATTCTTTCTATTAACCTTAGAGAGTTTGAAAAATCATCCTATTGTAATAAAACAATGGTATAG
- a CDS encoding DUF6438 domain-containing protein, whose protein sequence is MVIHYKIIKHNALLILGLIFVLIGCKSNNSYSEPHSTIANNSITFIAGECFGACPAYKFVLPIKGNAIFIGKKNVKIIGHSTAAISQKKVNEIYDKFFELDFKTKTYNPNLRDLPQKKLIYCNDTISIKGTKNIPKELIFLIKEIENTVNKYVFNK, encoded by the coding sequence ATGGTTATACATTATAAAATAATCAAACATAACGCACTACTAATACTAGGTTTAATATTTGTTCTTATCGGTTGTAAAAGTAATAATAGTTATAGCGAACCACATTCTACAATTGCTAATAATTCTATAACATTTATCGCAGGAGAATGTTTTGGAGCATGTCCTGCTTACAAGTTTGTCTTACCTATAAAAGGTAATGCAATATTTATTGGTAAAAAAAATGTAAAAATCATTGGTCATTCCACTGCAGCAATCTCTCAAAAAAAAGTGAATGAAATTTATGACAAGTTTTTTGAGTTAGATTTTAAAACTAAAACATATAATCCAAATTTAAGGGATTTGCCACAAAAGAAATTGATTTATTGTAATGATACTATTAGCATTAAAGGAACTAAAAATATTCCTAAAGAACTTATATTTCTTATTAAAGAAATCGAAAACACTGTCAACAAATACGTATTTAACAAATAA
- the uvrB gene encoding excinuclease ABC subunit UvrB: MKFELESEFKPTGDQPEAIRQLVEGIESNEKYQTLLGVTGSGKTFTAANVIQQVQRPTLILAHNKTLAAQLFSEFKQFFPKNAIEYFVSYYDYYQPEAYIPTSGTYIEKDLSINDEIEKLRLSATSSLLSGRRDVLVVASVSCLYGIGNPAEFKKNVISIQSGQFVSRTALLHRLVQSLYSRTEAEFKHGNFRIKGDTVDIFPSYADDAFRVHFFGDEIEEIESFDVQTNTIIEKYDQLNIYPANMFVTSPDILHNAIDQIALDLGKQVEYFKEIGKPLEAKRLEERTNFDLEMIKELGYCSGIENYSRYLDGRNPGTRPFCLLDYFPDDYLMIIDESHVTIPQTHAMYGGDRSRKENLVEYGFRLPAAMDNRPLKFEELEAIQNQVMYISATPADYELQKSEGTYVEQIIRPTGLLDPVIEVRPSLNQIDDLIEEMQKRIDLDERILVTTLTKRMAEELTKYLTRIDIRCRYIHSDVDTLERVEIMQDLRKGIFDVLIGVNLLREGLDLPEVSLVAILDADKEGFLRNKRSLVQTVGRAARHVNGKAIMYADKITDSMQKTIDDTEYRRQKQIAYNTKHGITPTAIKKSLDNALAGKKVEPYTFENAPTLQAAEEETAYYTKEQLETRIRNVRKEMEKAAKELDFMTAARLRDEIKMLQNKIQDQKV, encoded by the coding sequence ATGAAGTTCGAATTGGAATCAGAATTCAAACCCACTGGGGATCAACCAGAAGCAATACGACAATTGGTTGAAGGTATTGAATCTAACGAAAAATATCAAACGCTTTTAGGCGTAACGGGGTCAGGAAAGACTTTTACTGCTGCTAATGTAATCCAACAAGTACAGCGACCAACTCTAATATTGGCGCATAACAAAACATTGGCCGCCCAGCTTTTTTCTGAGTTTAAACAATTTTTCCCTAAGAATGCTATAGAATATTTTGTTTCATACTATGATTACTATCAGCCAGAAGCTTATATTCCAACTTCGGGGACCTATATCGAAAAAGATTTATCAATCAATGATGAGATTGAAAAACTACGTTTAAGCGCCACTTCTTCGCTCTTATCAGGAAGGAGAGATGTTTTGGTTGTCGCTTCTGTATCTTGCTTGTATGGTATTGGTAATCCTGCAGAATTTAAGAAGAATGTGATTTCGATACAATCAGGACAATTTGTATCCAGAACAGCTCTATTACACCGCTTGGTACAAAGTCTATATTCGAGAACTGAAGCTGAGTTTAAACATGGAAATTTTAGAATAAAAGGAGATACTGTTGATATTTTTCCAAGCTATGCCGATGATGCATTTAGAGTACATTTTTTTGGAGACGAAATTGAAGAGATCGAATCTTTTGATGTACAGACCAATACTATTATTGAGAAATACGATCAATTGAATATTTATCCTGCCAATATGTTTGTAACCTCTCCCGATATATTACATAATGCAATTGATCAAATTGCGCTCGATTTAGGAAAACAGGTAGAATATTTTAAAGAAATTGGAAAACCGCTGGAAGCCAAACGACTAGAAGAACGTACCAATTTTGATCTGGAAATGATTAAAGAACTTGGTTACTGTTCTGGTATTGAGAACTATTCTCGTTACCTCGATGGTAGAAATCCAGGTACACGACCATTCTGCTTACTCGATTATTTCCCCGATGATTATTTAATGATTATTGACGAAAGTCATGTTACTATACCTCAAACTCATGCCATGTATGGTGGGGATCGCTCCAGGAAAGAAAACCTGGTAGAATATGGTTTCAGACTTCCTGCGGCAATGGATAATAGGCCTTTAAAGTTTGAAGAACTTGAAGCGATCCAAAATCAGGTCATGTATATCAGTGCTACACCAGCAGATTACGAACTGCAAAAAAGTGAAGGAACCTATGTAGAACAAATCATTAGACCAACAGGATTATTAGATCCTGTAATAGAAGTTCGCCCTAGCTTAAATCAAATTGACGATCTCATCGAAGAGATGCAAAAGCGAATTGATTTAGACGAGCGTATCCTTGTTACCACACTAACCAAAAGAATGGCAGAGGAATTAACAAAATACCTTACCAGAATTGATATACGTTGTAGATATATCCATAGCGATGTAGATACATTAGAACGGGTAGAAATTATGCAAGATTTACGGAAAGGTATTTTTGATGTATTGATAGGAGTAAACTTATTGCGAGAAGGGTTAGATCTTCCTGAAGTATCATTGGTAGCCATTCTGGATGCTGATAAAGAAGGTTTTTTAAGAAACAAAAGATCATTAGTACAAACCGTTGGTAGAGCAGCAAGGCATGTAAACGGAAAAGCAATTATGTATGCCGATAAAATTACAGATAGCATGCAAAAAACTATTGATGATACAGAATACCGACGACAAAAACAAATAGCTTACAACACTAAACATGGCATTACACCAACTGCAATTAAAAAATCTCTGGATAATGCCTTAGCTGGTAAAAAAGTAGAACCTTATACTTTTGAAAACGCTCCTACCCTACAAGCTGCTGAAGAAGAAACGGCATATTACACCAAAGAACAATTAGAGACACGAATCCGAAATGTTCGTAAGGAAATGGAAAAAGCCGCTAAAGAATTAGATTTCATGACTGCAGCACGATTGCGAGACGAGATCAAAATGTTGCAAAACAAGATACAGGATCAAAAAGTTTAA